One segment of Manihot esculenta cultivar AM560-2 chromosome 4, M.esculenta_v8, whole genome shotgun sequence DNA contains the following:
- the LOC110613497 gene encoding 1-phosphatidylinositol-3-phosphate 5-kinase FAB1B isoform X2 — MDSPDKTFSELVGTLKSWIPWRSEPPTVSRDFWMPDQSCRVCYECDSQFTIINRRHHCRLCGRVFCAKCTANSVPASSSDQRTPPEEWEKIRVCNYCFKQWQQRIATFDNGIQVPSLDLSSSPSAASLASSKSSGTANSSTFTLGSMPYSVGPYKRAQQIAVHSPRQTSEMETNSSDKQRAVAFGRSNGLVSDIDYQSPNQYAFSMNSDDDDDDYGVFRSDSEMRHFPQSEYSQSEYFHQVEFDDISNDEGSHKAHLDGENVDSKSSSCSPVNHGFGSHDLEGMTQHGKKQGVDMDDECEAPSSMYPGENGNAEPVDFENNGLLWLPPEPEVEEDEREAGFFDDDEDGDDVHEAGEWGRLCTSNSFGSGEFRSRDKPGEEHKKAMKNVVDGHFRALVAQLLQVENIPVGDEDDKESWLEIITSLSWEAATLLKPDMSKSGGMDPGGYVKVKCIASGRRCESMVVRGVVCKKNVAHRRMTSKIERPRLLILGGALEYQRVSNHLSSFDTLLQQEMDHLKMAVARIDAHQPDVLLVEKSVSRFAQEYLLAKDISLVLNIKRPLLERIARCTGAQIVPSIDHLSSPKLGYCDMFHVEKFLEDLGTAGQGGKKLVKTLMFLEGCPRPLGFTILLRGANGDELKKVKDVVQYGVFAAYHLALETSFLADEGASLPEFPLKSPITVALPEKPSSIERSISTVPGFTIPANEKPQGLHTSSEPQISNSVPIAYSDSTISSSSIDQVERQPLTDGHSSQSTALNLSDSGINSAAFLSTVPSRVKDISDSYCTYEQKIKMGSGGSAVAEITPVNNKVTVMGDHLTVNGFEHSEGIISNNSPDHLSEVVPTLSHSSEVSSSQQDNKSNLEEPGLLKEEFPPSPSDHQSILVSLSSRCVWKGTVCERSHLFRIKYYGSFDKPLGRFLRDHLFDNGYTCSSCEMPSEAHVHCYTHRQGTLTISVKKLSEILLPGEKDGKIWMWHRCLRCPRTNGFPPATRRVVMSDAAWGLSFGKFLELSFSNHAAASRVASCGHSLHRDCLRFYGFGNMVACFRYATIDVLSVYLPPSKLDFNFENQEWIQKETVEVVNKAELLFSEVLNGLSQIAEKRCAAPPNNGTKLPESRRQIGELEAMLKREKAEFEELLQKVLNTEAKKGQPVIDVFEINKLRRQLLFQSYMWDHRLVYAASLDNSLQDDLNWSSSRPVEKPIANTEQLNEMDVNDKPGKGFNSYDSLPVDTTLLKIPGQQVGLSSNPDQSDTAHETDKSQGSNHGKEDQSEVSVVIPISDQPSGLEFSGNVLRTLSEGQVPVMSDLSDTLDAAWTGENLLGIGISKDDANVLSDSAMADFSTTSTLPEGLDLYNRVEDQNGPKVSYSPSHALSTKGSDNMEDSVSYLRMPFLNFYRTMNKNFVANTEKLDIGGEYNPVYVSSFRQLELQGGARLLLPVGVNDSVIPVYDDEPTSIVSYALLSPKYHGQLTDDGDVSSSLSDPMTSHSFHSVDEVTMDPHRSHGSTEESILSIHGSRSPLLSDPLFHTKAMHARISFGDEGPQGKVKYSVTCYCAKRFEALRRICCPSELDFIRSLSRCKKWGAQGGKSNVFFAKTLDDRFIIKQVTKTELESFIKFAPEYFKYLSDSISSRSPTCLAKILGIYQVASKHLKGGKESKMDVLIMENLLFGRNVTRLYDLKGSSRSRYNPDSSGSNKVLLDQNLIEAMPTSPIFVGNKAKRLLERAVWNDTSFLASIDVMDYSLLVGVDEEKNELVLGIIDFMRQYTWDKHLETWVKASGILGGPRNSSPTVISPKQYKKRFRKAMTAYFLMVPDQWSPPTIIPSKSQSDLCEENSQGGTAVE, encoded by the exons ATGGATTCTCCTGACAAGACATTTTCTGAGCTAGTTGGGACATTGAAATCGTGGATCCCTTGGCGATCTGAGCCACCAACAGTGTCAAGGGATTTTTGGATGCCCGATCAGAGCTGTAGAGTATGCTATGAGTGTGATTCTCAATTCACAATAATTAACCGTAGACACCATTGTCGACTTTGTGGTCGTGTTTTCTGTGCCAAGTGTACAGCCAACTCAGTTCCTGCATCATCTAGTGATCAAAGGACTCCACCGGAAGAGTGGGAAAAAATTCGGGTATGTAATTATTGTTTCAAACAATGGCAGCAGAGGATAGCTACTTTTGATAATGGAATCCAGGTTCCTAGCCTGGATCTTAGTAGTTCACCATCAGCAGCAAGTTTGGCCAGCTCTAAATCTAGTGGCACTGCTAACAGTAGTACCTTCACTCTTGGCTCGATGCCATACTCAGTTGGGCCGTATAAACGAGCTCAACAAATTGCAGTTCACAGCCCCCGTCAAACATCTGAAATGGAAACAAATTCATCAGATAAGCAAAGAGCAGTAGCATTTGGAAGGAGCAATGGCCTTGTTTCAGACATCGACTATCAATCTCCAAACCAATATGCATTTTCCATGAATAG tgatgatgatgatgatgactaTGGTGTTTTTCGCTCTGATTCTGAAATGAGGCATTTTCCGCAAAGTGAGTATTCCCAAAGTGAGTATTTTCACCAAGTTGAGTTCGATGACATAAGCAATGATGAGGGATCACATAAAGCTCATCTTGATGGAGAAAATGTTGACTCAAAAAGTTCAAGCTGCTCTCCGGTGAACCATGGTTTTGGCTCACATGATCTGGAAGGAATGACCCAGCATGGGAAAAAACAAGGGGTTGACATGGATGATGAATGTGAAGCACCTTCCTCCATGTATCCTGGGGAGAATGGCAATGCTGAACCTGTGGATTTTGAGAACAATGGACTGCTCTGGCTTCCCCCTGAACCAGAAGTTGAAGAAGATGAGAGGGAAGCTGGTTTCTTTGATGATGATGAGGACGGCGATGATGTGCATGAAGCTGGGGAATGGGGACGTTTATGCACCTCAAACAGTTTTGGAAGTGGAGAATTCCGTAGTAGAGATAAGCCAGGTGAGGAGCACAAGAAGGCTATGAAGAATGTGGTTGATGGGCATTTCAGGGCTTTGGTAGCTCAGCTATTGCAGGTTGAGAATATTCCTGTAGGCGATGAAGATGATAAAGAAAGTTGGTTGGAAATCATTACATCTCTGTCATGGGAGGCAGCTACACTGCTAAAACCAGATATGAGCAAAAGTGGAGGAATGGACCCTGGTGGATATGTGAAAGTAAAATGCATTGCTTCTGGACGCCGCTGTGAGAG TATGGTGGTCAGAGGAGTTGTTTGTAAGAAAAATGTGGCTCACCGCcgaatgacatcaaaaatagagAGACCTCGCTTGTTGATCCTTGGAGGGGCTCTTGAGTATCAACGGGTTTCTAACCACTTATCTAGTTTTGATACTCTGCTACAGCAG GAAATGGACCATCTTAAGATGGCTGTGGCTAGGATAGATGCTCACCAACCTGATGTCCTCTTAGTAGAGAAATCAGTTTCAAGATTTGCACAGGAGTACCTTCTTGCTAAAGACATATCTCTCGTTCTCAATATCAAGAGACCACTTTTAGAGCGCATAGCCCGTTGCACTGGTGCTCAAATAGTTCCTTCAATCGATCATCTCTCTTCCCCAAAATTGGGCTACTGTGATATGTTTCATGTTGAGAAATTTTTGGAAGATCTTGGTACTGCTGGGCAGGGTGGAAAAAAACTGGTGAAGACATTGATGTTCTTGGAGGGCTGCCCAAGGCCACTGGGTTTTACT ATATTACTTAGAGGTGCTAATGGGGATGAGTTAAAGAAAGTGAAAGATGTTGTCCAATATGGAGTTTTTGCAGCATATCACCTGGCTCTGGAGACGTCTTTTCTTGCTGATGAAGGAGCATCTCTACCAGAATTCCCTCTGAAATCTCCAATAACAGTGGCACTCCCAGAGAAACCTTCAAGTATTGAGAGATCTATATCAACTGTTCCTGGTTTCACTATTCCTGCCAATGAAAAGCCTCAGGGACTGCACACAAGTAGTGAACCCCAAATATCTAACAGCGTTCCTATTGCATATAGTGACTCAACAATCAGCAGTTCTTCTATCGATCAAGTTGAAAGGCAACCACTAACTGATGGTCATAGCTCTCAATCCACAGCACTCAATTTGTCTGACTCTGGCATCAATTCAGCTGCATTTCTTTCTACTGTTCCTTCTAGAGTGAAAGACATTTCAGATTCTTACTGTACTTATGAGCAGAAAATTAAAATGGGATCTGGAGGTTCTGCAGTAGCAGAAATAACTCCTGTTAACAACAAGGTGACTGTCATGGGTGATCATCTTACAGTTAATGGCTTTGAGCATTCAGAAGGTATTATTTCAAATAATTCCCCAGACCATCTCAGTGAAGTGGTTCCTACTTTATCACACAGCTCAGAGGTATCATCTTCACAACAGGATAATAAAAGTAATCTTGAGGAGCCTGGACTTCTAAAAGAAGAATTTCCTCCATCACCTTCAGATCATCAGAGCATTTTGGTTTCTTTGTCTTCCCGTTGTGTATGGAAGGGGACTGTCTGTGAAAGGTCTCATCTTTTTCGAATTAAATACTACGGTAGCTTTGACAAACCATTGGGTCGGTTTTTGCGAGACCACTTATTCGATAAT GGTTACACATGCAGTTCTTGTGAGATGCCATCAGAAGCGCATGTTCATTGTTACACTCATCGACAAGGCACTCTGACTATATCTGTTAAGAAGCTATCAGAAATACTCTTACCTGGTGAAAAGGATGGAAAGATCTGGATGTGGCATAGATGCCTGAGGTGCCCCCGTACCAATGGTTTTCCTCCAGCTACTCGGAGAGTAGTGATGTCTGATGCTGCTTGGGGTTTATCTTTTGGGAAATTTTTGGAGCTTAGTTTTTCAAACCATGCAGCTGCAAGCAGGGTGGCAAGTTGTGGTCATTCTTTGCATAGGGATTGTCTTCGATTCTATGG ATTTGGGAACATGGTTGCTTGTTTTCGTTATGCAACAATTGATGTTCTCTCCGTGTACCTTCCACCCTCAAAACTTGATTTTAACTTTGAGAACCAGGAATGGATACAGAAAGAAACAGTTGAG GTTGTAAACAAAGCAGAGCTTCTATTTTCTGAAGTACTCAATGGTTTGAGTCAAATTGCAGAGAAAAGATGTGCAGCGCCACCAAACAATGGCACGAAACTACCTGAATCAAGACGCCAAATTGGAGAACTTGAAGCCATGTTAAAAAGGGAGAAGGCAGAATTCGAG GAGTTACTCCAAAAAGTTTTGAACACAGAAGCAAAAAAAGGTCAGCCTGTTATTGACGTTTTTGAGATCAACAAATTGCGGCGGCAGTTGCTTTTTCAATCTTACATGTGGGACCACCGCCTAGTTTATGCAGCCAGTTTAGATAACAGTCTTCAGGATGATTTGAATTGGTCAAGTTCCAGACCTGTGGAAAAACCCATAGCTAATACCGAGCAGCTCAATGAGATGGATGTGAATGACAAGCCAGGAAAGGGTTTTAATAGCTATGACTCTCTCCCTGTCGATACAACATTACTTAAAATCCCTGGTCAACAAGTAGGACTTAGCAGTAATCCTGACCAGTCTGACACAGCCCATGAAACAGATAAGAGTCAAGGTTCTAATCACGGAAAGGAAGACCAATCTGAGGTTTCAGTTGTCATTCCCATCAGTGATCAACCCAGTGGCCTGGAATTTAGTGGAAATGTTCTCAGGACCCTTTCTGAGGGACAGGTTCCTGTAATGTCCGATTTATCTGATACCCTTGATGCTGCATGGACAGGAGAGAATCTCCTAGGAATTGGAATTTCAAAGGATGATGCCAATGTACTTTCTGATTCAGCTATGGCAGATTTCTCAACCACATCTACATTGCCGGAAGGGTTGGATTTGTACAATCGAGTGGAAGACCAAAATGGGCCCAAAGTCAGTTATTCACCTTCACATGCATTGTCCACCAAAGGCTCTGATAATATGGAAGATTCTGTAAGCTACTTAAGAATGCCCTTCTTAAACTTTTATCGCACGATGAACAAGAATTTTGTGGCAAACACCGAGAAGCTTGATATAGGGGGCGAGTATAATCCAGTCTATGTTTCATCCTTTAGGCAGTTGGAACTCCAGGGTGGGGCTAGGCTCCTTCTGCCTGTGGGTGTGAATGACTCTGTCATTCCTGTATATGATGATGAGCCTACGAGCATTGTATCTTATGCACTACTATCGCCAAAGTATCATGGCCAACTGACTGATGATGGGGATGTAAGTTCTTCCTTATCTGACCCCATGACTTCTCACTCTTTCCACAGTGTTGATGAAGTCACCATGGATCCTCACAGAAGCCATGGGTCTACAGAAGAGAGTATCTTGTCCATACATGGATCTCGTAGCCCTTTGCTTTCAGACCCACTCTTTCACACAAAAGCTATGCATGCCAGAATTTCTTTTGGAGATGAAGGCCCACAGGGTAAGGTGAAATATTCTGTGACTTGTTACTGTGCGAAACGGTTTGAAGCATTGAGAAGGATATGTTGCCCATCTGAGCTTGATTTTATAAGGTCTCTCAGTCGTTGTAAGAAGTGGGGAGCTCAAGGTGGCAAGAGTAATGTCTTTTTTGCGAAGACCTTGGATGATCGGTTTATCATTAAACAAGTCACTAAGACAGAATTGGAGTCATTTATAAAATTTGCTCCTGAATATTTCAAGTACCTCTCTGATTCAATTAGCTCCAGAAGTCCAACATGCTTGGCAAAAATTTTGGGGATCTATCAG GTTGCATCAAAGCATTTGAAAGGTGGGAAAGAATCAAAAATGGATGTTTTGATCATGGAGAATCTTCTGTTCGGAAGGAACGTGACCCGCCTTTATGATCTTAAAGGATCTTCCAGATCACGATATAATCCTGATTCTAGTGGGAGCAACAAAGTTCTGTTAGATCAGAACTTGATTGAAGCAATGCCAACTTCTCCTATTTTTGTTGGAAACAAGGCAAAGCGGTTGCTGGAGAGAGCTGTCTGGAATGATACTTCTTTTCTTGCA TCTATTGATGTGATGGATTACTCATTGTTGGTTGGGGTGGATGAAGAGAAAAATGAATTAGTTCTTGGAATCATTGATTTCATGAGACAATACACGTGGGACAAACACCTGGAAACATGGGTGAAAGCTTCAGGCATACTTGGTGGGCCACGAAACTCATCCCCAACTGTTATTTCGCCAAAGCAATACAAAAAAAGGTTCAGGAAAGCAATGACTGCATATTTTCTGATGGTCCCAGATCAGTGGTCACCTCCCACTATCATTCCAAGTAAATCCCAGTCAGATTTGTGTGAAGAGAACTCACAAGGCGGAACTGCAGTTGAATGA
- the LOC110613497 gene encoding 1-phosphatidylinositol-3-phosphate 5-kinase FAB1B isoform X1 — MDSPDKTFSELVGTLKSWIPWRSEPPTVSRDFWMPDQSCRVCYECDSQFTIINRRHHCRLCGRVFCAKCTANSVPASSSDQRTPPEEWEKIRVCNYCFKQWQQRIATFDNGIQVPSLDLSSSPSAASLASSKSSGTANSSTFTLGSMPYSVGPYKRAQQIAVHSPRQTSEMETNSSDKQRAVAFGRSNGLVSDIDYQSPNQYAFSMNRSDDDDDDYGVFRSDSEMRHFPQSEYSQSEYFHQVEFDDISNDEGSHKAHLDGENVDSKSSSCSPVNHGFGSHDLEGMTQHGKKQGVDMDDECEAPSSMYPGENGNAEPVDFENNGLLWLPPEPEVEEDEREAGFFDDDEDGDDVHEAGEWGRLCTSNSFGSGEFRSRDKPGEEHKKAMKNVVDGHFRALVAQLLQVENIPVGDEDDKESWLEIITSLSWEAATLLKPDMSKSGGMDPGGYVKVKCIASGRRCESMVVRGVVCKKNVAHRRMTSKIERPRLLILGGALEYQRVSNHLSSFDTLLQQEMDHLKMAVARIDAHQPDVLLVEKSVSRFAQEYLLAKDISLVLNIKRPLLERIARCTGAQIVPSIDHLSSPKLGYCDMFHVEKFLEDLGTAGQGGKKLVKTLMFLEGCPRPLGFTILLRGANGDELKKVKDVVQYGVFAAYHLALETSFLADEGASLPEFPLKSPITVALPEKPSSIERSISTVPGFTIPANEKPQGLHTSSEPQISNSVPIAYSDSTISSSSIDQVERQPLTDGHSSQSTALNLSDSGINSAAFLSTVPSRVKDISDSYCTYEQKIKMGSGGSAVAEITPVNNKVTVMGDHLTVNGFEHSEGIISNNSPDHLSEVVPTLSHSSEVSSSQQDNKSNLEEPGLLKEEFPPSPSDHQSILVSLSSRCVWKGTVCERSHLFRIKYYGSFDKPLGRFLRDHLFDNGYTCSSCEMPSEAHVHCYTHRQGTLTISVKKLSEILLPGEKDGKIWMWHRCLRCPRTNGFPPATRRVVMSDAAWGLSFGKFLELSFSNHAAASRVASCGHSLHRDCLRFYGFGNMVACFRYATIDVLSVYLPPSKLDFNFENQEWIQKETVEVVNKAELLFSEVLNGLSQIAEKRCAAPPNNGTKLPESRRQIGELEAMLKREKAEFEELLQKVLNTEAKKGQPVIDVFEINKLRRQLLFQSYMWDHRLVYAASLDNSLQDDLNWSSSRPVEKPIANTEQLNEMDVNDKPGKGFNSYDSLPVDTTLLKIPGQQVGLSSNPDQSDTAHETDKSQGSNHGKEDQSEVSVVIPISDQPSGLEFSGNVLRTLSEGQVPVMSDLSDTLDAAWTGENLLGIGISKDDANVLSDSAMADFSTTSTLPEGLDLYNRVEDQNGPKVSYSPSHALSTKGSDNMEDSVSYLRMPFLNFYRTMNKNFVANTEKLDIGGEYNPVYVSSFRQLELQGGARLLLPVGVNDSVIPVYDDEPTSIVSYALLSPKYHGQLTDDGDVSSSLSDPMTSHSFHSVDEVTMDPHRSHGSTEESILSIHGSRSPLLSDPLFHTKAMHARISFGDEGPQGKVKYSVTCYCAKRFEALRRICCPSELDFIRSLSRCKKWGAQGGKSNVFFAKTLDDRFIIKQVTKTELESFIKFAPEYFKYLSDSISSRSPTCLAKILGIYQVASKHLKGGKESKMDVLIMENLLFGRNVTRLYDLKGSSRSRYNPDSSGSNKVLLDQNLIEAMPTSPIFVGNKAKRLLERAVWNDTSFLASIDVMDYSLLVGVDEEKNELVLGIIDFMRQYTWDKHLETWVKASGILGGPRNSSPTVISPKQYKKRFRKAMTAYFLMVPDQWSPPTIIPSKSQSDLCEENSQGGTAVE, encoded by the exons ATGGATTCTCCTGACAAGACATTTTCTGAGCTAGTTGGGACATTGAAATCGTGGATCCCTTGGCGATCTGAGCCACCAACAGTGTCAAGGGATTTTTGGATGCCCGATCAGAGCTGTAGAGTATGCTATGAGTGTGATTCTCAATTCACAATAATTAACCGTAGACACCATTGTCGACTTTGTGGTCGTGTTTTCTGTGCCAAGTGTACAGCCAACTCAGTTCCTGCATCATCTAGTGATCAAAGGACTCCACCGGAAGAGTGGGAAAAAATTCGGGTATGTAATTATTGTTTCAAACAATGGCAGCAGAGGATAGCTACTTTTGATAATGGAATCCAGGTTCCTAGCCTGGATCTTAGTAGTTCACCATCAGCAGCAAGTTTGGCCAGCTCTAAATCTAGTGGCACTGCTAACAGTAGTACCTTCACTCTTGGCTCGATGCCATACTCAGTTGGGCCGTATAAACGAGCTCAACAAATTGCAGTTCACAGCCCCCGTCAAACATCTGAAATGGAAACAAATTCATCAGATAAGCAAAGAGCAGTAGCATTTGGAAGGAGCAATGGCCTTGTTTCAGACATCGACTATCAATCTCCAAACCAATATGCATTTTCCATGAATAG aagtgatgatgatgatgatgactaTGGTGTTTTTCGCTCTGATTCTGAAATGAGGCATTTTCCGCAAAGTGAGTATTCCCAAAGTGAGTATTTTCACCAAGTTGAGTTCGATGACATAAGCAATGATGAGGGATCACATAAAGCTCATCTTGATGGAGAAAATGTTGACTCAAAAAGTTCAAGCTGCTCTCCGGTGAACCATGGTTTTGGCTCACATGATCTGGAAGGAATGACCCAGCATGGGAAAAAACAAGGGGTTGACATGGATGATGAATGTGAAGCACCTTCCTCCATGTATCCTGGGGAGAATGGCAATGCTGAACCTGTGGATTTTGAGAACAATGGACTGCTCTGGCTTCCCCCTGAACCAGAAGTTGAAGAAGATGAGAGGGAAGCTGGTTTCTTTGATGATGATGAGGACGGCGATGATGTGCATGAAGCTGGGGAATGGGGACGTTTATGCACCTCAAACAGTTTTGGAAGTGGAGAATTCCGTAGTAGAGATAAGCCAGGTGAGGAGCACAAGAAGGCTATGAAGAATGTGGTTGATGGGCATTTCAGGGCTTTGGTAGCTCAGCTATTGCAGGTTGAGAATATTCCTGTAGGCGATGAAGATGATAAAGAAAGTTGGTTGGAAATCATTACATCTCTGTCATGGGAGGCAGCTACACTGCTAAAACCAGATATGAGCAAAAGTGGAGGAATGGACCCTGGTGGATATGTGAAAGTAAAATGCATTGCTTCTGGACGCCGCTGTGAGAG TATGGTGGTCAGAGGAGTTGTTTGTAAGAAAAATGTGGCTCACCGCcgaatgacatcaaaaatagagAGACCTCGCTTGTTGATCCTTGGAGGGGCTCTTGAGTATCAACGGGTTTCTAACCACTTATCTAGTTTTGATACTCTGCTACAGCAG GAAATGGACCATCTTAAGATGGCTGTGGCTAGGATAGATGCTCACCAACCTGATGTCCTCTTAGTAGAGAAATCAGTTTCAAGATTTGCACAGGAGTACCTTCTTGCTAAAGACATATCTCTCGTTCTCAATATCAAGAGACCACTTTTAGAGCGCATAGCCCGTTGCACTGGTGCTCAAATAGTTCCTTCAATCGATCATCTCTCTTCCCCAAAATTGGGCTACTGTGATATGTTTCATGTTGAGAAATTTTTGGAAGATCTTGGTACTGCTGGGCAGGGTGGAAAAAAACTGGTGAAGACATTGATGTTCTTGGAGGGCTGCCCAAGGCCACTGGGTTTTACT ATATTACTTAGAGGTGCTAATGGGGATGAGTTAAAGAAAGTGAAAGATGTTGTCCAATATGGAGTTTTTGCAGCATATCACCTGGCTCTGGAGACGTCTTTTCTTGCTGATGAAGGAGCATCTCTACCAGAATTCCCTCTGAAATCTCCAATAACAGTGGCACTCCCAGAGAAACCTTCAAGTATTGAGAGATCTATATCAACTGTTCCTGGTTTCACTATTCCTGCCAATGAAAAGCCTCAGGGACTGCACACAAGTAGTGAACCCCAAATATCTAACAGCGTTCCTATTGCATATAGTGACTCAACAATCAGCAGTTCTTCTATCGATCAAGTTGAAAGGCAACCACTAACTGATGGTCATAGCTCTCAATCCACAGCACTCAATTTGTCTGACTCTGGCATCAATTCAGCTGCATTTCTTTCTACTGTTCCTTCTAGAGTGAAAGACATTTCAGATTCTTACTGTACTTATGAGCAGAAAATTAAAATGGGATCTGGAGGTTCTGCAGTAGCAGAAATAACTCCTGTTAACAACAAGGTGACTGTCATGGGTGATCATCTTACAGTTAATGGCTTTGAGCATTCAGAAGGTATTATTTCAAATAATTCCCCAGACCATCTCAGTGAAGTGGTTCCTACTTTATCACACAGCTCAGAGGTATCATCTTCACAACAGGATAATAAAAGTAATCTTGAGGAGCCTGGACTTCTAAAAGAAGAATTTCCTCCATCACCTTCAGATCATCAGAGCATTTTGGTTTCTTTGTCTTCCCGTTGTGTATGGAAGGGGACTGTCTGTGAAAGGTCTCATCTTTTTCGAATTAAATACTACGGTAGCTTTGACAAACCATTGGGTCGGTTTTTGCGAGACCACTTATTCGATAAT GGTTACACATGCAGTTCTTGTGAGATGCCATCAGAAGCGCATGTTCATTGTTACACTCATCGACAAGGCACTCTGACTATATCTGTTAAGAAGCTATCAGAAATACTCTTACCTGGTGAAAAGGATGGAAAGATCTGGATGTGGCATAGATGCCTGAGGTGCCCCCGTACCAATGGTTTTCCTCCAGCTACTCGGAGAGTAGTGATGTCTGATGCTGCTTGGGGTTTATCTTTTGGGAAATTTTTGGAGCTTAGTTTTTCAAACCATGCAGCTGCAAGCAGGGTGGCAAGTTGTGGTCATTCTTTGCATAGGGATTGTCTTCGATTCTATGG ATTTGGGAACATGGTTGCTTGTTTTCGTTATGCAACAATTGATGTTCTCTCCGTGTACCTTCCACCCTCAAAACTTGATTTTAACTTTGAGAACCAGGAATGGATACAGAAAGAAACAGTTGAG GTTGTAAACAAAGCAGAGCTTCTATTTTCTGAAGTACTCAATGGTTTGAGTCAAATTGCAGAGAAAAGATGTGCAGCGCCACCAAACAATGGCACGAAACTACCTGAATCAAGACGCCAAATTGGAGAACTTGAAGCCATGTTAAAAAGGGAGAAGGCAGAATTCGAG GAGTTACTCCAAAAAGTTTTGAACACAGAAGCAAAAAAAGGTCAGCCTGTTATTGACGTTTTTGAGATCAACAAATTGCGGCGGCAGTTGCTTTTTCAATCTTACATGTGGGACCACCGCCTAGTTTATGCAGCCAGTTTAGATAACAGTCTTCAGGATGATTTGAATTGGTCAAGTTCCAGACCTGTGGAAAAACCCATAGCTAATACCGAGCAGCTCAATGAGATGGATGTGAATGACAAGCCAGGAAAGGGTTTTAATAGCTATGACTCTCTCCCTGTCGATACAACATTACTTAAAATCCCTGGTCAACAAGTAGGACTTAGCAGTAATCCTGACCAGTCTGACACAGCCCATGAAACAGATAAGAGTCAAGGTTCTAATCACGGAAAGGAAGACCAATCTGAGGTTTCAGTTGTCATTCCCATCAGTGATCAACCCAGTGGCCTGGAATTTAGTGGAAATGTTCTCAGGACCCTTTCTGAGGGACAGGTTCCTGTAATGTCCGATTTATCTGATACCCTTGATGCTGCATGGACAGGAGAGAATCTCCTAGGAATTGGAATTTCAAAGGATGATGCCAATGTACTTTCTGATTCAGCTATGGCAGATTTCTCAACCACATCTACATTGCCGGAAGGGTTGGATTTGTACAATCGAGTGGAAGACCAAAATGGGCCCAAAGTCAGTTATTCACCTTCACATGCATTGTCCACCAAAGGCTCTGATAATATGGAAGATTCTGTAAGCTACTTAAGAATGCCCTTCTTAAACTTTTATCGCACGATGAACAAGAATTTTGTGGCAAACACCGAGAAGCTTGATATAGGGGGCGAGTATAATCCAGTCTATGTTTCATCCTTTAGGCAGTTGGAACTCCAGGGTGGGGCTAGGCTCCTTCTGCCTGTGGGTGTGAATGACTCTGTCATTCCTGTATATGATGATGAGCCTACGAGCATTGTATCTTATGCACTACTATCGCCAAAGTATCATGGCCAACTGACTGATGATGGGGATGTAAGTTCTTCCTTATCTGACCCCATGACTTCTCACTCTTTCCACAGTGTTGATGAAGTCACCATGGATCCTCACAGAAGCCATGGGTCTACAGAAGAGAGTATCTTGTCCATACATGGATCTCGTAGCCCTTTGCTTTCAGACCCACTCTTTCACACAAAAGCTATGCATGCCAGAATTTCTTTTGGAGATGAAGGCCCACAGGGTAAGGTGAAATATTCTGTGACTTGTTACTGTGCGAAACGGTTTGAAGCATTGAGAAGGATATGTTGCCCATCTGAGCTTGATTTTATAAGGTCTCTCAGTCGTTGTAAGAAGTGGGGAGCTCAAGGTGGCAAGAGTAATGTCTTTTTTGCGAAGACCTTGGATGATCGGTTTATCATTAAACAAGTCACTAAGACAGAATTGGAGTCATTTATAAAATTTGCTCCTGAATATTTCAAGTACCTCTCTGATTCAATTAGCTCCAGAAGTCCAACATGCTTGGCAAAAATTTTGGGGATCTATCAG GTTGCATCAAAGCATTTGAAAGGTGGGAAAGAATCAAAAATGGATGTTTTGATCATGGAGAATCTTCTGTTCGGAAGGAACGTGACCCGCCTTTATGATCTTAAAGGATCTTCCAGATCACGATATAATCCTGATTCTAGTGGGAGCAACAAAGTTCTGTTAGATCAGAACTTGATTGAAGCAATGCCAACTTCTCCTATTTTTGTTGGAAACAAGGCAAAGCGGTTGCTGGAGAGAGCTGTCTGGAATGATACTTCTTTTCTTGCA TCTATTGATGTGATGGATTACTCATTGTTGGTTGGGGTGGATGAAGAGAAAAATGAATTAGTTCTTGGAATCATTGATTTCATGAGACAATACACGTGGGACAAACACCTGGAAACATGGGTGAAAGCTTCAGGCATACTTGGTGGGCCACGAAACTCATCCCCAACTGTTATTTCGCCAAAGCAATACAAAAAAAGGTTCAGGAAAGCAATGACTGCATATTTTCTGATGGTCCCAGATCAGTGGTCACCTCCCACTATCATTCCAAGTAAATCCCAGTCAGATTTGTGTGAAGAGAACTCACAAGGCGGAACTGCAGTTGAATGA